The following is a genomic window from Streptomyces lincolnensis.
CGGACCGCACGAGATGCTGATGCTGCTTGAGGAGGAGCTCAGGCGACGGCTGTGCGAGACCGCCGGCCTGGGGCTGGTCCGCCAGACGAGCAGGGCCATCGCGGCGACCGGCGGGGCGGTGACGATCGGCGACCTGAGGGTGGCAGCCGGTGTCAGCAGCACTCATCTGGCACAGCGGTTCAAGGAGCTCGTCGGCGTCACGCCGAAGCGGCTGGCCCGCACCTACCGATTCACCGCCACCGTGTTCGCGATCAACCCCGCCGAACCGATCGACTGGGGCGAACTCGCCGGTGCCGCAGGCTACTTCGACCAGGCCCACTTCGGCCACGAGTTCCGGGCGTTCACCGGGCTCACACCAACCCAGTACGTCGAAGTCCGGCGGCGGTTCCTGCACGAACATCCCGGCCACGTGCTGGACAGCTGGCCGCTGCCGGCCGATTGATTTCTTACAAGAGTGACAGCTCACAACACGCTAATTTGGGGCACCTCAGAGCAGAGGAGAGCCCCGTGGGCAAGGTGGTCATGTACAGCTCGGTGTCGGTGGACGGCTTCATCGCGGACGAGAACGACCAGCCCGGACCGCTGTTCGACTGGTTGTCCAGCGGTGACGTCCCGTTGGACGAGAGCGGTGTGGTGAAGGTGTCGCAGACGTCCTACGACTACACCCGGCCGTACTGGGACCAGATCGGGGTGACCATCGCCGGCCGCCACGTCTTCGACATGACGGACGGCTGGGACGGAAAGCCTCCGGGCGGCATCGACCACGTGGTCGTCGTGACGCACCGGCCGCAGCCCGAGGGCTGGGATCCCAAGGCGCCGTTCCACTTCGTCGACGGCGTCGAGGCAGCCGTGGCCAAGGCGCAGGAGCTTGCGGGCGACCGCGTCGTCGAGGTCGCCGCCGGCGACGTCGGTGGCCAGGTCCTTGCCGCGGGCCTGGTCGACGAGGTGCGCATGGACGTCGTACCCGTCGTGTTCGGGTCCGGCAAGCGCTACTTCGGTTCGGTCGACGCGCAGCACCTGTTGGAGGATCCTGACGTGGTGATTCAGGGCAACCGGGTGCTTCACCTGAGCTATCGGGTGCGCCGTTGACCGATCTGACCATCACCTCGCGGCCCGCGGCTGGGCCGGGGTGCCGGTAGGCGGCGGTCTCCGCTGGTAGATGCCCCAGGTGGCCGCGGCCGGCCTTGATCCGCTCCTGCGCAGTACATGTGCAGTTACGGGCTTCGGTGCGCCATGCTCCGGACCCTAACTGCCGGTCGTCGGTCTTGCCATCTTTCGGGGATGGACGCTCCGGGTGCTCCGCACAGCCCGGGGCAGGGCAGTGCGGAGCACGGGTATGGCTCGTCGGGGACGCGGCCGGCGCCCCTCAGCGAGCCCGCGCCTGCCGCTGCCGCGCCTCGGTCGCGTCATGGAACGCGGCCAGCGCGGCCCGGCGGCGGTGCAGCTCCGCGATGTCTGCGTCCATCCGCTCCAGGTGCGCGCTCATCGTCCGCAGTACCTCCGGGCAGGGCTCGATCCCCGGCCCGGCGTCGGTGGCGCACGGCAGCATCTCGCGGATGGCGTCGGTGGTCAGCCCGGCCGCCAGCATGCCTCGGATGCGGGCGACGACGTATGGGGCGTCGGGGGCGTACACGCGGTATCCGCTGCTGTCGCGGTCGGGGCACAGCAGGCCCTGCTCCTCGTAGTACCGCAGCAGCCGGGCCACCACTCCAGTCCGCCGTGACAGCTCGCCTATCAGCACTGATTCTCCTCATCACACGTGGGACTTGACCTTCACACCGGTGTGATGGGTCAACGTATGAGGCATGCGCGATTCATTCCCCGCCCTCGCCATCACCGTCACCGGAACCGGCCCAGGACTGCTGCTCGCCCACGGAGCCACCGGCAGCATCGAAGACAACTTCGCCCCGGTTCTGCCCGCCCTCGCCGCCGCCCACACCGTCGTCGCCCCGGACTACCCCGGCTCGGGTAACACCCCGGTCGCCGCCGCCCCACTGGACCTCGATGAGCTCGCGGACGCTGTCGTCGACTCCGCCGTACGGCGCGGCGTCGGGCGGTTCGCGGTGCTCGGCTTCTCGCTCGGCACGCTGGTGGCGGTGCGCGCCGCCGTACGCCATCCCGAGCGGGTGACCGCGCTCGTACTGACCGCCGGGTTCGCGCGGCCCGACGACCATGCGCTCGGCCTCCTCCCCGGCTGGCGGGCCGAGGTGCCACCCCGACTCCACCCGCACATCGACCTGATCCCCTCCCTCGACACCACCGGTGACCTGGCCGAAGTCACCGCGCCCACGCTGGTCGTCGCGACGACCGCCGACAGCGTGGTCCTGCCTGCCGGCTCCCGCGCCTTGGCGGCCGGGATCAGGGGCGCGCAGTACACGGAGATCGACAGCGACCATGTGGTCATGGTCGAGCGGCCGGAGGAGTGGTTGAAGCCCGTCCTCGACTTTCTCCACGTCCTTTCGCATGCGGAAGGGAAGGACGGTGAGGGGGAGTGAAGCTGCAGGTCGTCCTCCCGAACGAGGCCGCGGGCGCCGACCCGCGCCCACTCGCCGACCTGGCGCGGCAGGCCGAGGACCTCGGCTACGACACGGCATGGCTCCCCGACCACATCCTGCCGCCCGGCGAGTACGGCCCGGTGTACGGAGGGGTCCTCGAACCGCTGGTGACCATGGGCTGGCTGGCGGCCGCGACCACCCGGATCCGGTTCGGCACCTCCGTGCTCGTCCTGCCCATGCGCAGTCCTTTCGTGGTGGCCAAACAGGTCGCGACCCTGCACGGGCTGTCCGGCGGACGGATCACCCTGGGCGTGGGGATCGGCTGGGACGAACGCGAGTTCACCGCCGTCGGCGCCGACTTCAGGAGCCGGGCGGCCCGCACGGACGAAGCCATCGCACTGCTCCGGCACCTGTTCCGGGTCGGCCGGGGCCCCTTCGAGGGCCGCTGGTACGGCTTCGAGACAGGCGTCTTCGAGCCACGCCCCGACGGTCCGGTGCCCGTGATGACCGGCGGTGTCACCAACGCCGCCCTGCGCCGGGCGGCCCGGTATGCGGACGTCTGGCAGGGCGTGGGCCTGGATCCGACAGCGTTCGCCGAACGGCTGGCGTACCTGCGGGCGCGTACGGACGGCCGCGTTGTGTCCCCCGGCACCCGGATCGACTGGCACGGCCCGGACCGCACCGTCGGCGAGGCCGTTCGCACCGCCGAGGCCTTCCGGGCCGCTGGAGCCGAACACCTCGCGGTGCACTTCGGCGACCCGGACGGTTACGCCCGACGGATGGCCGCCTTCGCCCGGGCCGCTCCTGACAGCCTCTACCGACAGGGACCAACCACAGCGCCCAGGTCTCCCGATTGCTCACGCTGAACGGCCGCGACGCGTGCGCTCGGCGTAGTCGGCGACGAGTTCGAGAACGCCGGCCGTTGACGCCCACCCACCTGCACCTGAAGACGGAGCCCTTGGGCCTTCGCCGACGGCGCTCGCGTGTGGATGGGGATCCTGGCTCTGCTTGCGTCGCGGAGCAGCGTTTCGACGGCAGTTCGGGAGGCGCTGCCCGCGCCGGATGGTCACGACTGCGGGCAGTCGCCTTCGACGCGGGGGCAGTTGGCACTACAGGTCCGCGCCCGCGTCGAGCACGTCGAATGATGTGGGGGGGGGGACTCCCTTAGGGCGTCTCCCCGAGCGGATCCCGGGTTCTCCCCGATGGTGTGTGGATCGCGCAGTTGGTGAGGTGGTCGCATGAGTGATCTCCGATTGCCTCGTCATCTGCTCGTCGGTCTCATCGCCGTGGGCACGCTCGCCGCGGCCACCGCCACCAACGCCGATTCGCTCCACCGCGCTCCGCCCCGATTACATGCGAAGACCCAGGCTGTGCTGAACGAGATCGTCGCGCAGGGCACCCCCGGAGTCGTCGCCCAGGTGCGCGGTGCCCACGGGGTGTGGAACGGCCGGGCGGGTGTCGGCGACCTCGCCGTCCGGCATCCGCGCAGCACCCACGAGAAGTTCCGCATCGCCAGCGTGACGAAGACCTTCACCGCCACGGTGCTCCTCAAGCTCGAAGCCGCCAGAAGGCTGTCGCTGGACGACAGCGTGGAGAAATGGCTGCCGGGGGTGGTGCGCGGCAAGGGCTACCGGCCCGAGAACATCACCGTGCGGCACCTGCTCAACCACACGAGCGGGATCTTCGACTACAACATGGACGAAGGATTCCGCGCCAAGTACGCGGGGGACGAGTTCGACAGGAACCGTCACACCAAGTGGTCCCCGTCCCAGCTGCTGGCCATCGCACTCGCCCACCCGCCCAACTTCCAGCCGGAGCAAGGCAGCAGGCCCGGCAAGCCCGGTGAGTGGGACTACTCGGACACCAATTACATCCTCGCCGGGATGATCATCGAGAAGGTCACCGGCGACACCTACAAGGAGGCGGTCGAGCGCCTCGTCATCCAGCCGCTCGCCCTGCACGGCACCAGCGTGCCGGGCGCCTCGCCCACACTGCCGTCACCGCATGCGACGCACTACTCGACCCTTTTCGAGGAGGGGCGGCACGCAAAGGTGCGTGACGTCACTGAGTTCAGCCCCACGGTAGCCTTCTCGGCCGGGCAGATGATCTCGACCGTCGGCGACGTGAACATCTTCGTGTCCAAGCTGCTGGGCGGCGAGTTGCTTCCCGACGCCCAGCAACGGGAGCTGCTCGATGCCGTCCCCGTCGACGGAGACAAGGGGCACGGCGGTCCGGAGGACGTCTATGGCCTCGGTATCCGGCAGTTCAAGCTCAAAGCGGGCTGCCGGGTCTGGGGCCACGGCGGCATGATCCCCGGTTCCGGAACCCGGACGGTGGCCTCGGCCGATGGCCGACACGTCCTGACCATGAACCGCAACAGCGACTGGGGTGAGCAGAAACTGGAGGACGCGGCCGTCAAGGCCGAGTTCTGCGCGGGCGACTCCCGTCGTCATGCCTAGCAACGCCCTCTCGTACACGGATCGATTGCGACGGCTAATCGCCGTATGAGGAAGGGGCCATTGATCCCGCCCTGCCTCGCCGTGCAAAGTTCCGACATTGATCCGCATCGGTAACTACTCGCCCTGTTCCGCATATGCGCCAAGGAGATTCAATGCCAGCGCGAAATCGACTCGCAGCACCATCCGTCGAAGAACGAACGGGTGCCACCAGACGGACGGCATTGCGTGGGCTGGGACTCGCGGTGGGGGGCGCGGCCCTGGCCACCGGGCTCGGAACCTCGCCGGCCGCAGCGGACCCGCGTCGCGGGGTCACCACCTACGTGCTGGTGCACGGTACCCACAGCGCCGGCGCGTTCTGGCTGCCGATCGCGCAGGAGTTGACGCTGCGCGGTCACCGCGTCGTCATGGTGGACCAGCCGTGCCATGGCGCGGAGGCATTCGTGCCGGAGTCGTATCAGCGGCAGGACCTCACAGCGATGGCGACCGAGCCTTCCCCGCTGAAGGGCCTCGGGCTGGAGGACTACGAGGCGCGCGTCACGGGCATCGTGCGGCGGGCGGCACGGAACGGCCCGGTGGTGCTGGTCGGGCACAGCCTGGGTGGCGTATCGGTCAGCCGTGTCGGCGATGCCGTCCCGCATCTGCTTCACCACATTTGCTACATGGCGGCCTTCTGTCCCAGCCGCGTCCTGCCCACGGCGGACGCCTGCACGGCGGCACCCGAGAACGCGGACGCCGTCAGCCCGGTCGAGCTGACGGTGGGTGACCCGGACCGGCTCGGTGTACTACGACTGAACTTCCGGACAGGTGACAGCCGTGA
Proteins encoded in this region:
- a CDS encoding helix-turn-helix domain-containing protein is translated as MEYVSRVPRPPLDGLIDDLYYLEGASPYARLTLPPAPSALLIVNLGAPFRVRAGTDIETAEYADGCVVTMPTRAWEFGYPLRTRSVGVHFKPWGLAPFLPMPAAELCDRPVTLEQVWGPPAVAELRDRLATAGGPHEMLMLLEEELRRRLCETAGLGLVRQTSRAIAATGGAVTIGDLRVAAGVSSTHLAQRFKELVGVTPKRLARTYRFTATVFAINPAEPIDWGELAGAAGYFDQAHFGHEFRAFTGLTPTQYVEVRRRFLHEHPGHVLDSWPLPAD
- a CDS encoding TIGR03619 family F420-dependent LLM class oxidoreductase — its product is MKLQVVLPNEAAGADPRPLADLARQAEDLGYDTAWLPDHILPPGEYGPVYGGVLEPLVTMGWLAAATTRIRFGTSVLVLPMRSPFVVAKQVATLHGLSGGRITLGVGIGWDEREFTAVGADFRSRAARTDEAIALLRHLFRVGRGPFEGRWYGFETGVFEPRPDGPVPVMTGGVTNAALRRAARYADVWQGVGLDPTAFAERLAYLRARTDGRVVSPGTRIDWHGPDRTVGEAVRTAEAFRAAGAEHLAVHFGDPDGYARRMAAFARAAPDSLYRQGPTTAPRSPDCSR
- a CDS encoding serine hydrolase domain-containing protein; translated protein: MSDLRLPRHLLVGLIAVGTLAAATATNADSLHRAPPRLHAKTQAVLNEIVAQGTPGVVAQVRGAHGVWNGRAGVGDLAVRHPRSTHEKFRIASVTKTFTATVLLKLEAARRLSLDDSVEKWLPGVVRGKGYRPENITVRHLLNHTSGIFDYNMDEGFRAKYAGDEFDRNRHTKWSPSQLLAIALAHPPNFQPEQGSRPGKPGEWDYSDTNYILAGMIIEKVTGDTYKEAVERLVIQPLALHGTSVPGASPTLPSPHATHYSTLFEEGRHAKVRDVTEFSPTVAFSAGQMISTVGDVNIFVSKLLGGELLPDAQQRELLDAVPVDGDKGHGGPEDVYGLGIRQFKLKAGCRVWGHGGMIPGSGTRTVASADGRHVLTMNRNSDWGEQKLEDAAVKAEFCAGDSRRHA
- a CDS encoding alpha/beta hydrolase; translation: MGGAALATGLGTSPAAADPRRGVTTYVLVHGTHSAGAFWLPIAQELTLRGHRVVMVDQPCHGAEAFVPESYQRQDLTAMATEPSPLKGLGLEDYEARVTGIVRRAARNGPVVLVGHSLGGVSVSRVGDAVPHLLHHICYMAAFCPSRVLPTADACTAAPENADAVSPVELTVGDPDRLGVLRLNFRTGDSRELALLKEMICADYSDAEFRRILAGMQTDEPVAAYAGRAVGRAGSWGRIPRTYLRFGRDRTIATALQDRMIAEADAFTPGNSFRVHDFPGASHVGPLDPIPVAEILDTLAG
- a CDS encoding dihydrofolate reductase family protein; this translates as MGKVVMYSSVSVDGFIADENDQPGPLFDWLSSGDVPLDESGVVKVSQTSYDYTRPYWDQIGVTIAGRHVFDMTDGWDGKPPGGIDHVVVVTHRPQPEGWDPKAPFHFVDGVEAAVAKAQELAGDRVVEVAAGDVGGQVLAAGLVDEVRMDVVPVVFGSGKRYFGSVDAQHLLEDPDVVIQGNRVLHLSYRVRR
- a CDS encoding alpha/beta fold hydrolase, whose amino-acid sequence is MRDSFPALAITVTGTGPGLLLAHGATGSIEDNFAPVLPALAAAHTVVAPDYPGSGNTPVAAAPLDLDELADAVVDSAVRRGVGRFAVLGFSLGTLVAVRAAVRHPERVTALVLTAGFARPDDHALGLLPGWRAEVPPRLHPHIDLIPSLDTTGDLAEVTAPTLVVATTADSVVLPAGSRALAAGIRGAQYTEIDSDHVVMVERPEEWLKPVLDFLHVLSHAEGKDGEGE
- a CDS encoding MerR family transcriptional regulator, with product MLIGELSRRTGVVARLLRYYEEQGLLCPDRDSSGYRVYAPDAPYVVARIRGMLAAGLTTDAIREMLPCATDAGPGIEPCPEVLRTMSAHLERMDADIAELHRRRAALAAFHDATEARQRQARAR